The following are from one region of the Novosphingobium humi genome:
- a CDS encoding response regulator: MLISMATPDSILIVDDHALVRDGMRTLLEGCFAQCSILEAANYAEAREALAGHADVDLVLLDLNIPDAKRFSALQGLREEHPAVPVVMVSGTLDGSAVREALSAGAAGFIPKSLKRDQIVEALRQVLAGEIYVPDFDFAEEAATGEETAIRQKIATLTPQQKVVLGLLVSGRLNKQIAYELDVSMTTVKAHVSAILQKLNVFSRTQAVILANRVNFPG, translated from the coding sequence ATGCTGATCAGTATGGCAACGCCCGACAGCATCCTGATCGTTGATGACCACGCGCTGGTGCGCGATGGCATGCGGACCCTCCTTGAAGGATGCTTTGCCCAGTGCAGCATTCTGGAGGCCGCCAATTATGCCGAGGCGCGCGAGGCGCTGGCCGGTCATGCCGATGTCGATCTGGTGCTGCTCGATCTCAATATCCCCGATGCGAAGCGCTTTTCCGCCCTGCAGGGCCTGCGCGAGGAACATCCCGCCGTGCCGGTGGTGATGGTGTCGGGCACGCTGGACGGTTCGGCGGTGCGCGAGGCGCTTTCGGCGGGGGCCGCCGGGTTCATCCCCAAAAGCCTGAAACGCGATCAGATCGTCGAGGCGCTGCGTCAGGTGCTGGCCGGCGAGATCTATGTCCCCGATTTCGACTTTGCCGAGGAAGCGGCCACCGGCGAGGAAACCGCGATCCGCCAAAAGATCGCCACGCTGACGCCCCAACAGAAGGTTGTGCTGGGCCTGCTCGTCTCGGGCCGGCTGAACAAGCAGATCGCCTATGAACTCGACGTCTCGATGACGACGGTGAAGGCGCATGTCTCGGCCATCCTGCAAAAACTGAATGTGTTCAGCCGCACGCAGGCGGTGATTCTGGCCAATCGGGTCAATTTTCCGGGCTGA
- a CDS encoding NahK/ErcS family hybrid sensor histidine kinase/response regulator — protein sequence MAEADRPDAGALVERIRQLEKINEALIDRVERSSDVQGGAFSMFEAAIALEAMVRDRTAALEQALSRLNEANAEMAEAHRDADAARVRLRDAIESLPDGFALFDADDRLLLHNEAYLGFWPALRGRDLSSVTFGEIAEMAAQSGLPVGSLVSRERWLADRLSQHAKADRVHVQALADGRWVQINELKTSEGGRVGIYTDVTEVKAEDARERARELAERNLVLQATLDTLSEGVCHYGLDRRLLVRNQGMVRLLGLDARGSKRLETHAGLLSYCRDRLGIDCTSALEWRETGEQVETPCVLGGRHFIIRSTPLTPGGGMAFSFDDITERVQDRNALREAAEMLERRVAERTTALQAEIAERREVEGQLRAAKTAAEHANRDKTRFLAAASHDLLQPLNAARLFVSALAERRLAAPSRALVRQTGVALDSVEDLLEALFEISRLDAGAITPAWSAIELEPMLAALRIEFAAVARAEGLSLDIPVTDVWVRSDIRLLRRILQNFLSNAIRYTAQGCVSITIAAQEGGARITVRDTGPGIAPEHQEAIFEEFRRLESTQRIPGKGLGLAIVRRAATMLGHRLDVESTPGQGSAFSVLVPLAEARSDKGGDASRPMRPGVTGTQSLLVIDNDPAILAGMAALLRNWGHHVATATGPLDEEAAEAIAQGIDMIIADYHLDDALRGDEAIAIVRKAAGREVPALVITADRSDEVKATLAQARVPMLNKPVKPAQLRALMRNMLGNGA from the coding sequence ATGGCCGAGGCGGACCGGCCAGATGCCGGGGCATTGGTGGAACGCATCCGCCAGCTTGAAAAGATCAACGAGGCGCTGATCGACCGGGTTGAGCGGTCGAGCGATGTGCAGGGCGGCGCTTTCTCGATGTTCGAGGCGGCCATTGCGCTCGAGGCCATGGTGCGCGACCGCACCGCCGCGCTGGAGCAGGCGCTGTCGCGGTTGAACGAGGCCAATGCCGAAATGGCCGAGGCCCACCGCGATGCCGATGCGGCGCGGGTGCGGCTGCGCGACGCGATCGAATCTTTGCCCGACGGCTTTGCGCTGTTCGATGCCGATGACCGTCTGCTGCTGCATAATGAGGCCTATCTGGGTTTCTGGCCGGCGCTGCGCGGGCGTGATCTCTCCTCGGTGACCTTTGGCGAGATCGCCGAAATGGCGGCGCAAAGCGGGCTGCCGGTCGGATCGCTGGTGTCGCGCGAACGCTGGCTGGCCGACCGGCTTTCGCAACATGCCAAGGCCGACCGGGTGCATGTTCAGGCGCTGGCCGATGGGCGCTGGGTTCAGATCAACGAGTTGAAAACATCGGAAGGCGGGCGCGTCGGCATCTATACCGATGTGACCGAGGTGAAGGCCGAGGATGCGCGCGAACGCGCCCGCGAACTGGCCGAGCGCAACCTCGTGCTTCAGGCCACGCTCGATACTTTGTCCGAGGGCGTGTGCCATTATGGGCTGGATCGCCGCCTGTTGGTGCGCAATCAGGGCATGGTGCGCCTGCTTGGGCTGGACGCGCGGGGCAGCAAGCGTCTGGAAACCCATGCGGGCCTGCTCTCCTATTGCCGCGACCGGCTGGGGATTGATTGCACATCGGCGCTGGAATGGCGCGAAACGGGCGAGCAGGTCGAGACGCCCTGCGTGCTGGGCGGGCGGCATTTCATCATCCGCTCAACGCCCCTGACGCCGGGCGGCGGCATGGCCTTCAGCTTTGACGACATTACCGAGCGAGTACAGGACCGCAATGCCCTGCGCGAGGCGGCCGAGATGCTGGAGCGCCGCGTTGCCGAGCGCACCACTGCATTGCAGGCCGAGATTGCCGAGCGCCGCGAGGTGGAAGGGCAATTGCGTGCGGCCAAGACCGCAGCCGAACATGCCAATCGCGACAAGACCCGCTTTCTGGCCGCGGCCAGCCACGATCTGCTGCAACCTTTGAACGCGGCGCGGCTGTTTGTCTCGGCGCTGGCCGAACGGCGCCTTGCCGCGCCCAGCCGCGCGCTGGTGCGCCAGACCGGGGTGGCGCTCGATTCGGTCGAGGATCTGCTCGAGGCTTTGTTCGAGATCTCACGGCTGGATGCGGGCGCCATAACGCCTGCGTGGAGCGCGATTGAGTTGGAGCCGATGCTGGCCGCGCTGCGCATCGAATTTGCCGCCGTGGCGCGGGCCGAGGGGCTCTCGCTCGACATTCCGGTCACCGATGTCTGGGTGCGCTCGGATATCCGTTTGCTGCGCCGCATTTTGCAGAATTTCCTCTCCAACGCGATCCGCTACACCGCGCAGGGCTGCGTCAGCATCACCATTGCCGCGCAGGAGGGTGGCGCGCGCATCACCGTGCGCGACACCGGGCCGGGCATCGCGCCTGAGCATCAGGAAGCGATTTTCGAGGAATTCCGCCGTCTGGAATCGACCCAGCGCATTCCCGGCAAGGGGCTGGGTCTGGCCATCGTGCGGCGCGCGGCCACGATGCTGGGCCATCGTCTCGATGTGGAATCAACGCCGGGGCAGGGCAGCGCCTTTTCCGTGCTGGTCCCTCTGGCCGAGGCGCGCAGCGACAAGGGCGGCGATGCCTCGCGCCCGATGCGCCCCGGCGTAACCGGCACCCAGAGCCTGCTGGTGATCGACAATGATCCGGCGATTCTGGCGGGCATGGCCGCGCTGCTGCGCAATTGGGGCCATCATGTGGCCACCGCCACCGGCCCGCTGGATGAGGAAGCCGCCGAGGCCATTGCACAGGGGATCGACATGATCATTGCCGATTATCACCTCGACGATGCCTTGCGCGGGGACGAGGCGATTGCGATTGTGCGCAAGGCGGCTGGGCGCGAGGTTCCAGCTCTGGTCATCACCGCCGACCGTAGCGACGAGGTGAAAGCCACGCTGGCTCAGGCGCGGGTGCCGATGCTGAACAAGCCGGTCAAGCCGGCGCAATTGCGGGCATTGATGCGCAATATGCTGGGGAATGGGGCGTAA
- a CDS encoding FIST N-terminal domain-containing protein, translated as MARSALAVVSSHASDPVTAVDEVVRAIGGMALAGGLLFCSHRYDRDELAGELARRLGDFPLIGCTSAGELTQRGYDEDSLVFIGFPADGFAMSVLHFDDLDGFDVAEGRRAVRELAAQAAASARRLGEQLHHAAIFLVDGLSHREELVTMTVQDALGETVMVGGSSGDGMVFRETGVLVDGRFVKDAAVVAMLSSTRPLHAFCSHHYRPREERMVVTSADAQARVVFEINARPAAQEYARIAGLVGGEIDAAFFAANPPMVRAGGEYHIRAVQSANPDGSLTFYCAIDNGIVLRVGERVDRLAHLERLFSEVETRVGEIDHVIGFDCVLNRVDADNRQITREVSQLYAARHVVGFNTYGEQFRAAHNNQTLSGLAIGA; from the coding sequence ATGGCGCGTTCGGCTTTGGCTGTGGTATCATCTCATGCAAGCGACCCGGTGACCGCCGTGGACGAGGTGGTGCGCGCGATCGGCGGGATGGCGCTGGCGGGGGGCCTGCTGTTCTGCTCGCATCGCTATGACCGCGATGAACTGGCGGGCGAACTGGCCCGGCGGCTGGGCGACTTTCCTCTGATCGGCTGCACCAGCGCGGGCGAACTGACCCAGCGCGGCTATGACGAGGACAGTCTGGTTTTCATCGGCTTTCCCGCCGACGGCTTTGCCATGAGCGTGCTGCATTTCGACGATCTGGACGGGTTCGACGTGGCAGAGGGGCGGCGCGCGGTGCGCGAACTGGCGGCGCAGGCGGCGGCCTCGGCGCGGCGGCTGGGCGAACAATTGCACCATGCGGCGATCTTTCTGGTCGATGGCCTCTCGCACCGCGAGGAACTGGTGACGATGACGGTGCAGGACGCGCTGGGCGAGACGGTGATGGTGGGCGGATCGTCGGGCGACGGCATGGTGTTTCGCGAAACCGGCGTGCTGGTCGACGGGCGATTCGTCAAGGATGCCGCCGTGGTGGCGATGCTGTCCAGCACGCGGCCCCTGCATGCCTTTTGCTCGCACCACTATCGCCCGCGTGAGGAGCGGATGGTCGTCACCTCCGCCGATGCGCAGGCGCGCGTGGTGTTCGAGATCAACGCCCGCCCCGCCGCGCAGGAATATGCAAGGATCGCCGGATTGGTGGGCGGCGAGATCGATGCGGCTTTCTTTGCCGCCAATCCGCCCATGGTGCGCGCCGGGGGCGAATATCACATCCGCGCGGTGCAGAGCGCCAATCCTGACGGCAGCCTGACCTTTTACTGCGCCATCGACAATGGCATCGTGCTGCGCGTGGGCGAAAGGGTGGACCGGCTGGCCCATCTCGAACGCCTGTTTTCCGAGGTGGAAACCCGCGTGGGCGAGATCGACCATGTGATCGGTTTCGATTGCGTTTTGAACCGGGTGGACGCCGACAATCGCCAGATCACGCGCGAGGTTTCCCAGCTTTATGCCGCGCGCCACGTCGTGGGCTTCAACACCTATGGCGAGCAATTCCGCGCCGCCCATAATAACCAGACGCTGAGCGGTCTGGCGATCGGCGCGTGA
- a CDS encoding efflux RND transporter periplasmic adaptor subunit, whose amino-acid sequence MVKARYVIGLGLVLAAGGAGVWVWRDRPLVVQVAQAQLGPASQQVYATGYVEAQQPVSVSSRITAPVARVLVDEGAAVKRGQALVLLADDEQHGLLDQARAQQRAAEVIERRNLALFRDGWVTAAARDNATTAADAARAASATARARLDQLVVRANSDGIVTKRDVYPGDLATPTKVLFQLGDPSRIRITATVDERDITRVAVGQKALMSSDALSGAIPAHVSEVTPGGDPTVRAFRVRLLPDTAKPLPMGLTLEVNIITSERKAAVLVPASALVGDGRHVWVVAQGRAASRAITKGADGTSKVEITSGLRSGETVILNPPADLAEGQRLRPAQP is encoded by the coding sequence GTGGTAAAGGCGCGTTACGTCATAGGCTTGGGGCTGGTGCTGGCGGCAGGCGGCGCGGGCGTCTGGGTCTGGCGCGACCGGCCCTTGGTCGTGCAGGTGGCGCAGGCCCAGCTCGGCCCGGCCTCGCAACAGGTCTATGCCACCGGCTATGTCGAAGCCCAGCAGCCGGTATCCGTCTCCTCGCGCATCACCGCCCCTGTGGCGCGGGTGCTGGTGGATGAAGGCGCGGCGGTCAAACGCGGTCAGGCGCTGGTGCTGCTTGCCGATGATGAACAGCATGGCCTGCTCGATCAGGCCCGCGCCCAGCAGCGCGCCGCCGAGGTGATCGAGCGGCGCAACCTGGCCCTGTTCCGCGACGGGTGGGTGACGGCGGCCGCGCGCGACAATGCCACCACCGCCGCCGATGCCGCCCGCGCGGCCAGCGCGACCGCCCGCGCCCGGCTCGACCAACTGGTGGTGCGCGCCAATTCCGACGGCATCGTGACCAAGCGCGATGTCTATCCCGGCGATCTGGCAACGCCCACCAAGGTCTTGTTTCAACTGGGCGATCCATCGCGCATCCGCATCACCGCCACGGTGGACGAGCGCGACATCACCCGCGTGGCGGTGGGGCAAAAGGCGTTGATGTCCTCCGACGCGCTCTCCGGCGCGATTCCGGCGCATGTTTCCGAGGTGACACCGGGCGGCGACCCCACCGTGCGCGCTTTTCGCGTGCGCCTGCTGCCCGATACCGCCAAACCGCTGCCGATGGGGCTGACGCTGGAGGTCAATATCATCACCAGCGAGCGCAAGGCCGCCGTGCTGGTGCCGGCATCCGCGCTGGTGGGCGATGGGCGGCATGTCTGGGTGGTGGCGCAGGGCCGCGCGGCATCGCGCGCGATCACCAAGGGCGCCGACGGCACCAGCAAAGTCGAGATCACCAGCGGATTGCGCAGCGGTGAAACGGTCATCCTCAACCCGCCCGCTGATCTGGCGGAGGGGCAGCGCCTGCGTCCGGCGCAGCCCTGA
- a CDS encoding ABC transporter permease has product MLARFSLLVHIASRHLIVRRRQTLVATSGVAVGVGFFLAVSALMVGSQNDFVRQLIDVAPHIIISDELRSPPPQPGIAAYPGGAVELHGYRIRNEVRGLKDWQRILASVNAIPGAIGSPSLSGAVTLRLGGRDEPLAIVGIEPGLEAKVSSISDKLRSGRLDDLERVQGGVILGEELAQRLGRGMGDIVPATAANGTTRSLRIVALVKKGNSQLGGSNGYMLLREAQSLLGRPFIINRIGVKLADPYDAETVAAGLEARYRYKAQSWQERSADFLSLLLTRNVIMYTVVSAILLVASFGIYTAVSNSVADKRRDIAILRSMGFSQGDLQMVFVLEGMALAVIGILLGWALGFGLMTILGSLEFPIGGEIQHMPLDRSPRQYAIAAAASLAAGVLAAWLPARKASRVDPVDILRGAV; this is encoded by the coding sequence ATGCTGGCGCGCTTTTCCCTGCTGGTCCATATTGCCTCGCGCCATCTGATCGTGCGGCGGCGGCAAACGCTGGTGGCCACCAGCGGGGTGGCGGTGGGGGTGGGGTTCTTTCTGGCCGTGTCCGCGCTGATGGTGGGCAGCCAGAATGATTTCGTGCGGCAATTGATCGATGTCGCGCCCCATATCATCATCTCCGACGAATTGCGCAGCCCCCCGCCCCAGCCGGGAATCGCGGCCTATCCGGGCGGCGCGGTCGAGCTGCACGGCTATCGCATCCGCAACGAGGTGCGCGGATTAAAGGACTGGCAGCGGATTCTGGCCAGCGTCAATGCCATCCCCGGCGCGATCGGTTCGCCCAGCCTGTCGGGCGCGGTCACGCTGCGGCTGGGCGGGCGCGACGAGCCGCTGGCGATTGTCGGCATCGAGCCGGGGCTGGAGGCCAAGGTCAGCTCGATCAGCGACAAGCTGCGCAGCGGCCGTCTGGACGATCTGGAACGGGTGCAGGGCGGCGTGATCCTTGGCGAGGAACTGGCGCAAAGGCTGGGGCGCGGCATGGGCGACATCGTGCCCGCCACCGCCGCCAACGGCACCACACGGTCGCTGCGCATCGTCGCGCTGGTCAAGAAGGGCAACAGTCAGCTTGGCGGGTCGAACGGCTATATGCTGCTGCGCGAGGCGCAGAGCCTGTTGGGGCGGCCCTTCATCATCAACCGGATCGGGGTGAAGCTGGCCGATCCCTATGACGCCGAAACGGTCGCGGCGGGGCTGGAGGCGCGCTATCGCTATAAGGCCCAAAGCTGGCAGGAACGCAGCGCCGATTTCCTGTCCTTGCTGCTGACGCGCAATGTCATCATGTACACGGTGGTTTCGGCCATCCTGCTGGTGGCCTCTTTCGGCATCTATACCGCCGTGTCGAACAGCGTGGCCGACAAGCGGCGCGACATTGCCATCCTGCGCTCGATGGGCTTTTCGCAGGGCGATCTCCAGATGGTCTTTGTGCTGGAGGGCATGGCGCTGGCGGTGATCGGCATTCTGCTGGGCTGGGCGCTGGGCTTTGGCCTGATGACCATTCTGGGCAGCCTTGAATTTCCCATCGGGGGCGAGATCCAGCACATGCCGCTCGACCGTTCGCCGCGCCAATATGCGATTGCGGCGGCGGCCTCGCTGGCCGCGGGCGTGCTGGCGGCGTGGCTGCCCGCGCGCAAGGCATCGCGGGTCGATCCGGTCGATATTCTGCGCGGAGCCGTCTGA
- a CDS encoding ABC transporter ATP-binding protein produces MVEPILVARHLRRELDGDPPPVLVDDADLAVMPGRFTAIVGPSGCGKSSLLYLLGLIDRPTGGQLLFDGRDLAQMSGDERAAIRLEHFGFVFQFHFLLPEFTALENVMLPLRRLGRLSPREVEARAKSLLADVGLAEKGWKLPEKLSGGERQRVAIARALANNPRLVLGDEPTGNLDSVNSARVVELFRALAHEQGRAVVCVTHDMGIADLADIRVSMLDGRVIEVREQNPPS; encoded by the coding sequence ATGGTCGAGCCGATCCTTGTGGCCCGCCATCTGCGGCGCGAACTGGACGGCGATCCGCCGCCGGTGCTGGTCGATGATGCCGATCTGGCGGTAATGCCGGGGCGCTTTACCGCGATTGTCGGGCCATCGGGCTGCGGCAAATCCTCGCTGCTCTATCTCCTCGGCCTGATCGACCGGCCCACGGGGGGTCAATTGCTGTTTGACGGGCGCGATCTGGCGCAAATGTCGGGCGATGAACGCGCCGCGATCCGGCTCGAGCATTTCGGCTTTGTGTTTCAGTTCCATTTCCTGCTCCCCGAATTTACGGCTCTTGAAAATGTCATGCTGCCGCTGCGCCGCCTTGGGCGCCTGTCCCCGCGCGAGGTTGAGGCGCGGGCGAAGAGCCTGCTGGCCGATGTGGGCCTCGCGGAAAAGGGCTGGAAATTGCCCGAAAAACTTTCGGGCGGCGAAAGACAGCGCGTGGCCATCGCCCGCGCGCTGGCCAACAATCCGCGCCTTGTGCTGGGCGATGAGCCGACCGGCAATCTCGACAGCGTCAATTCGGCCCGCGTGGTCGAACTGTTCCGCGCGCTGGCCCATGAACAGGGGCGCGCGGTGGTCTGCGTAACCCATGACATGGGGATTGCCGATCTGGCCGACATTCGCGTTTCCATGCTGGACGGGCGCGTGATCGAGGTGAGGGAACAAAACCCGCCTTCGTGA
- a CDS encoding transcriptional regulator yields MSFLPPRAFETFAANYPEVPHVMEHNLCGHPLMELESLARLIERLPAKNVEYAYAKQPIGISGKPPVPSISAADAVRQIDSAGCWVAIKHLEEDEAYRALLLDVIGELEGAITCKTGKVYHPQGFVFVSSPNAVTPYHFDPEHNILMQIRGSKVMTQFPAAEEAYSPARVHEIYHTGGGRELKWSDDLLPGGRDFALAPGQGLMVPVMAPHFVKNGPEVSVSLSITWRSQWSYDEAAAHAFNGVLRGLGLNPRRPGRWPARNKAKALGWRAIRKLGLK; encoded by the coding sequence ATGTCTTTTTTGCCGCCGCGTGCCTTCGAAACTTTTGCCGCCAATTATCCCGAAGTGCCGCATGTGATGGAGCATAATCTTTGCGGCCATCCGTTGATGGAACTGGAGTCGCTGGCCCGGCTGATCGAGCGGCTTCCGGCCAAAAATGTCGAATATGCCTATGCCAAACAGCCGATCGGCATCAGCGGCAAGCCCCCCGTGCCCTCGATCAGCGCCGCCGATGCGGTGCGCCAGATCGACAGCGCGGGCTGTTGGGTGGCAATCAAGCATCTGGAGGAGGACGAGGCCTATCGCGCGCTGCTGCTCGATGTGATCGGTGAGCTGGAGGGCGCGATTACCTGCAAGACCGGCAAGGTCTATCATCCGCAGGGCTTTGTCTTTGTCTCCTCGCCCAATGCCGTCACGCCCTATCACTTTGACCCGGAACACAATATCCTGATGCAAATCCGGGGCAGCAAGGTGATGACCCAGTTCCCCGCCGCCGAGGAGGCCTATAGCCCGGCGCGCGTGCATGAGATCTATCACACCGGCGGCGGGCGTGAACTGAAATGGAGCGATGACCTTTTGCCGGGGGGGCGCGATTTCGCGCTGGCGCCTGGGCAGGGCCTGATGGTGCCGGTGATGGCGCCGCATTTCGTGAAGAACGGGCCGGAGGTGTCCGTCTCGCTCTCGATCACCTGGCGCTCGCAATGGTCCTATGACGAGGCCGCCGCCCATGCCTTCAACGGTGTGCTGCGCGGTCTGGGGCTGAACCCGCGCCGCCCCGGCCGCTGGCCCGCCCGGAACAAGGCCAAGGCGCTGGGCTGGCGCGCGATCAGGAAGCTGGGGCTGAAATAG
- the ald gene encoding alanine dehydrogenase, with protein MIVGTVKEIKNHEYRVGLTPESVYELTAHGHTVLVEAGAGLGIGASDADYAAAGAQIIATPAEIFARADMVVKVKEPQAVERAMLREGQVLFTYLHLAPDPAQTADLIQSRAVCIAYETVTDAQGGLPLLKPMSQVAGRMAIQAGATALEKAHGGRGVLLGGVPGVAPARVVVLGGGVVGFNAAEMAVGLCADVTVLDRSPSVLERLSTHFGARAKTLYSSRANLAAAVAGADLVIGAVLIPGAAAPNLVTRAMLSTMQPGAVLVDVAIDQGGCFETSHATTHADPTYIVDGIVHYAVANMPGAVARTSTYALNNATLPHTLAMANLGWREALRRDLHLRQGLNVWDGHITHAAVAEALGYAAMAPEAALG; from the coding sequence ATGATCGTCGGCACTGTCAAAGAGATCAAGAACCACGAATACCGCGTTGGCCTGACGCCGGAGAGCGTTTACGAGCTGACCGCCCATGGCCATACGGTGCTGGTCGAGGCGGGCGCGGGCCTTGGTATTGGCGCCAGTGATGCCGATTACGCCGCGGCGGGCGCGCAGATTATCGCCACCCCCGCCGAAATATTCGCCCGCGCCGATATGGTGGTCAAGGTCAAGGAGCCGCAGGCGGTCGAGCGGGCCATGCTGCGCGAGGGGCAGGTGCTCTTCACCTATCTCCATCTGGCCCCCGATCCGGCCCAGACAGCCGATCTGATCCAATCGCGCGCGGTGTGCATCGCCTATGAAACTGTAACGGACGCGCAGGGCGGACTGCCCTTGCTCAAGCCCATGTCACAGGTGGCCGGGCGGATGGCGATACAGGCCGGGGCCACGGCGCTGGAAAAGGCCCATGGCGGGCGCGGGGTTTTGCTGGGCGGGGTGCCGGGGGTGGCGCCCGCGCGGGTGGTGGTGCTCGGCGGCGGCGTGGTGGGGTTCAACGCGGCGGAAATGGCGGTGGGCCTTTGCGCCGATGTGACGGTCCTTGACCGCAGCCCCTCGGTGCTGGAGCGGCTCTCGACCCATTTCGGCGCGCGGGCCAAAACGCTCTATTCCAGCCGCGCCAATCTGGCCGCCGCCGTGGCTGGGGCGGATCTGGTGATCGGGGCGGTGCTGATCCCCGGCGCGGCGGCGCCCAACCTGGTGACGCGCGCGATGCTCTCCACCATGCAGCCGGGCGCGGTGCTGGTCGATGTGGCCATCGATCAGGGCGGCTGTTTTGAAACCAGCCATGCCACCACCCATGCCGACCCGACCTATATCGTCGATGGCATCGTCCATTATGCCGTGGCCAATATGCCCGGCGCCGTGGCGCGCACCAGCACCTATGCGCTCAACAATGCCACGCTGCCCCATACGCTGGCGATGGCCAATCTGGGCTGGCGCGAGGCGCTGCGCCGCGATCTCCATCTGCGCCAAGGGCTGAATGTGTGGGATGGGCATATCACCCATGCCGCCGTGGCCGAGGCGCTGGGCTATGCCGCCATGGCGCCCGAGGCCGCGCTGGGGTAA
- a CDS encoding glutamine amidotransferase, with product MKKALIIRHVPHEGVAGYRAPIEAAGYDVDRIDVADPAFSSLDLREPDLLIMMGGPMGVYEQEQHPWIRCQMRRLAMRLEADRPTLGVCFGAQMMAAALGAEVYPGPRKEVGFHPVHVHAKDSPLRHIEGVPVLHWHGDTFTRPEGVEMLAASHVYDHQAFRRGRNILALQFHAEMGMDPRFDAWIAQSPESVVEAGGTEAELRAAHAELGPGAVAAGRAMIAEWLEGVG from the coding sequence ATGAAGAAAGCCCTGATCATCCGCCACGTCCCCCATGAGGGCGTGGCGGGATACCGCGCCCCGATCGAGGCGGCGGGATATGATGTGGACCGCATCGATGTGGCCGATCCCGCCTTCTCCTCGCTCGACCTGCGCGAGCCTGACCTGCTGATCATGATGGGCGGCCCGATGGGCGTCTATGAACAGGAACAGCACCCGTGGATCCGCTGCCAGATGCGCCGCCTTGCCATGCGGCTGGAGGCGGATCGGCCAACGCTGGGCGTATGCTTTGGCGCGCAGATGATGGCGGCGGCGCTGGGGGCCGAGGTCTATCCCGGCCCGCGCAAGGAAGTGGGCTTCCACCCCGTCCACGTCCACGCCAAGGACAGCCCGCTGCGTCATATCGAGGGCGTGCCGGTGCTGCACTGGCATGGCGATACGTTCACTCGCCCCGAAGGCGTCGAAATGCTGGCCGCCAGCCATGTCTATGACCATCAGGCCTTTCGCCGGGGGCGCAACATCCTCGCGCTGCAATTCCATGCCGAAATGGGCATGGACCCGCGCTTTGACGCTTGGATCGCGCAATCGCCCGAAAGCGTGGTCGAGGCGGGCGGCACCGAGGCGGAACTGCGCGCGGCCCATGCCGAACTGGGGCCGGGGGCGGTGGCGGCCGGGCGGGCGATGATTGCGGAGTGGCTGGAGGGGGTGGGGTAA
- the cysK gene encoding cysteine synthase A yields MKADSILATIGGTPHVRLSRLFPDHEVWVKSERGNPGGSIKDRIALAMIEAAEADGTLAPGGTIIEPTSGNTGIGLALVAAVKGYKLILVMPESMSIERRRLMLAYGASFDLTPREKGMKGAIERAKELAAEIPGAWIPQQFENAANPAVHARTTAQEILADFADTPIDAVITGVGTGGHLTGVAEALKPVWPGLKAYAVEPTLSPVISGGQPAPHPIQGIGAGFIPANLHTASIDGVIQVDPADAKEWARRSAREEGLLVGISSGATLAAIAQKLKELPAGSRVLGFNYDTGERYLSVPDFLPEP; encoded by the coding sequence ATGAAGGCCGATTCGATTCTCGCAACCATTGGCGGAACGCCCCATGTGCGCCTTTCGCGCCTGTTCCCCGATCACGAGGTCTGGGTAAAGAGCGAGCGCGGCAACCCCGGCGGTTCGATCAAGGACCGCATCGCGCTGGCCATGATCGAGGCGGCCGAGGCCGACGGCACGCTGGCGCCCGGCGGCACGATCATCGAGCCGACCAGCGGCAACACCGGCATCGGCCTAGCGCTGGTCGCGGCGGTCAAGGGCTACAAGCTGATCCTGGTCATGCCCGAAAGCATGAGCATCGAGCGCCGCCGCCTGATGCTGGCCTATGGCGCCTCGTTCGACCTGACCCCGCGCGAAAAGGGCATGAAGGGCGCGATCGAGCGCGCCAAGGAACTGGCCGCCGAAATCCCCGGCGCATGGATCCCGCAGCAGTTCGAAAATGCCGCCAACCCCGCCGTTCACGCCCGCACCACGGCGCAGGAAATCCTGGCCGATTTTGCCGATACGCCGATTGATGCGGTGATCACCGGGGTGGGCACCGGGGGCCATCTGACCGGCGTTGCCGAAGCGCTGAAACCCGTCTGGCCGGGGCTGAAGGCCTATGCGGTCGAACCCACCCTTTCGCCCGTCATCAGCGGCGGCCAGCCCGCGCCCCACCCGATTCAGGGCATCGGCGCCGGCTTCATCCCGGCCAACCTGCACACTGCGTCCATCGACGGCGTAATCCAGGTGGACCCGGCCGATGCCAAGGAATGGGCGCGCCGCTCGGCCCGCGAGGAAGGGCTGCTGGTCGGCATTTCCAGCGGCGCCACGCTGGCCGCCATCGCCCAGAAGCTCAAGGAACTGCCCGCGGGCAGCCGCGTCCTCGGCTTCAACTATGACACCGGCGAGCGCTATCTCTCGGTGCCGGATTTCCTGCCCGAACCCTAA